A genomic stretch from Cloacibacterium caeni includes:
- a CDS encoding GlmU family protein gives MQLIFSDAQFWGDFLPLTYTKPIAELRTGILTFSERWQKLLDSSEVSYITEDYLQKKYKSYEKKESLLITPNFLPSERVLAQIKNLQLGEALTYENEVLAARLNMENFSLSQIEKMTDITEELIFFKKATDLFSLNDKAIDFDFELVTKGRTSAPLSETNGFLGNKEDLFIEEGAEIEFATLNCKTGKIYIGKNAEIMEGSVVRGSLALCEGSKINMGSKIYGATTIGPHSKVGGEVNNIVITGFTNKGHEGFVGNSVIGEWCNLGADTNSSNLKNNYAEVKLWNYPSKKFVKTGLQFCGLIMGDHSKTAINTQFNTGTVVGVGANIFKSGFPPNLIEHFSWGGFKGDEKFRLETAYEVAEKAMARRKITLTEEDKEILKWVYENY, from the coding sequence ATGCAACTTATATTTTCTGATGCTCAATTTTGGGGAGATTTTCTTCCGCTTACTTATACCAAACCTATCGCAGAACTTAGAACAGGAATTCTTACGTTTTCTGAACGTTGGCAAAAACTGTTAGATTCTTCAGAAGTTTCTTACATCACCGAAGATTATCTTCAAAAAAAATATAAATCTTACGAAAAGAAAGAAAGTTTACTGATTACTCCAAATTTTCTTCCTTCAGAAAGGGTTTTGGCTCAGATTAAAAATTTGCAACTGGGAGAAGCTTTGACTTATGAAAATGAAGTTTTGGCGGCGAGATTAAACATGGAAAATTTTTCGCTTTCGCAGATTGAGAAAATGACAGACATCACCGAAGAACTGATTTTCTTTAAAAAAGCTACGGATTTATTTTCCTTAAATGATAAAGCCATTGATTTTGATTTTGAATTGGTAACCAAAGGAAGAACTTCTGCTCCACTTTCTGAAACCAACGGATTTTTAGGCAATAAAGAAGACTTATTTATAGAAGAAGGTGCCGAAATAGAGTTTGCTACGCTTAATTGTAAAACTGGGAAAATCTACATTGGCAAAAATGCAGAAATTATGGAAGGTTCTGTAGTAAGAGGAAGTTTGGCACTTTGTGAAGGCTCTAAAATTAATATGGGTTCTAAAATTTATGGCGCTACTACAATTGGTCCACATTCTAAAGTTGGCGGAGAAGTGAATAATATTGTCATCACTGGTTTTACCAATAAAGGTCACGAAGGTTTTGTGGGAAATTCTGTAATCGGAGAATGGTGCAATCTTGGAGCAGACACTAATTCTTCTAACCTCAAAAACAATTATGCAGAAGTAAAACTCTGGAATTATCCATCTAAGAAATTTGTAAAAACTGGACTTCAATTTTGCGGATTAATTATGGGCGATCATTCTAAAACCGCTATTAACACTCAATTTAATACTGGAACTGTAGTGGGAGTTGGCGCTAATATTTTCAAAAGTGGATTTCCGCCAAATTTGATTGAACATTTTTCTTGGGGCGGATTTAAAGGAGATGAAAAATTCAGATTAGAAACCGCTTACGAAGTTGCCGAAAAAGCTATGGCAAGAAGAAAAATAACTTTAACAGAAGAAGATAAGGAGATTCTGAAATGGGTTTATGAGAATTATTAG
- a CDS encoding type B 50S ribosomal protein L31, producing MKSGIHPENYRLVVFKDMSNDEVFLCKSTAETKDTIVYEGTEYPLIKMEISSTSHPFYTGKVKLVDTAGRVDKFMNKYKKFAK from the coding sequence ATGAAATCAGGAATTCACCCAGAAAATTATAGATTAGTTGTGTTCAAAGACATGAGTAATGACGAAGTGTTTCTTTGCAAATCTACAGCTGAAACTAAAGATACTATTGTTTACGAAGGTACAGAATATCCATTAATCAAAATGGAAATCTCTTCTACTTCTCACCCATTCTACACTGGTAAAGTAAAATTAGTAGATACTGCAGGTAGAGTAGACAAATTCATGAACAAATACAAAAAATTCGCTAAGTAA
- a CDS encoding nucleotide pyrophosphohydrolase gives MEIKILQNQVDEWIKTIGVRYFNELTNMAMLTEEVGEVARIIARRYGEQSEKESDKSKDLGEELADVLFVTLCLANQTGVDLQVAFDKKMKVKTERDFDRHQNNEKLK, from the coding sequence ATGGAAATAAAAATTCTACAAAATCAAGTTGATGAATGGATAAAAACCATTGGTGTTCGTTATTTTAATGAATTAACAAATATGGCAATGTTAACCGAAGAAGTAGGAGAAGTTGCCAGAATTATAGCCAGAAGATATGGCGAACAAAGCGAAAAAGAATCTGATAAATCTAAAGATTTAGGCGAGGAATTAGCAGATGTACTTTTTGTAACTTTGTGCTTGGCAAACCAAACTGGCGTAGATTTACAAGTCGCTTTTGATAAAAAGATGAAAGTAAAAACCGAAAGAGATTTTGACCGTCATCAAAATAATGAAAAACTGAAATAA
- a CDS encoding PspC family transcriptional regulator, translating to MREPKIITDLRHKVEHEWFGTLTRFGSRLGIPVSKLRVFFIYSTFATAGFFFLVYLMMAFTLWVKDIFVTRRPNVFDL from the coding sequence ATGAGAGAACCCAAAATTATTACTGATTTAAGACACAAAGTAGAACATGAATGGTTCGGAACGCTCACCAGATTTGGCAGTAGACTGGGGATTCCTGTTTCTAAACTGCGTGTATTTTTCATTTATTCCACTTTTGCTACCGCTGGTTTTTTCTTCTTGGTTTATCTCATGATGGCATTTACGCTTTGGGTAAAAGATATTTTCGTCACCAGAAGACCTAATGTTTTTGACCTGTAA
- a CDS encoding GNAT family N-acetyltransferase, with translation MVWFEELQNRKKISKIFYRYEKTFPEEERRSKDQFLDLAENPDAFVYSINHEDENIGYCVIWELQEFYFLEHFEVFEEFRNQKFGEKILESLQEKFEKLILETEPDSLSEIAERRLRFYERNGFSVIEKNYLQPSYGEGKYAVNLFLMANFQPENLDVLVNEIYEVVY, from the coding sequence ATGGTTTGGTTCGAAGAATTACAAAACCGTAAGAAAATTTCTAAAATTTTCTACCGCTACGAAAAGACTTTTCCCGAAGAAGAAAGACGAAGCAAAGACCAATTTCTAGATTTGGCCGAAAATCCAGACGCCTTTGTTTATTCCATTAATCACGAAGATGAAAATATAGGATATTGTGTAATTTGGGAGCTTCAAGAATTTTATTTTTTAGAGCATTTTGAAGTTTTTGAAGAATTCCGAAATCAAAAATTTGGCGAAAAAATTCTGGAAAGTTTACAGGAAAAATTCGAAAAACTGATTTTAGAAACTGAGCCCGATTCACTTTCAGAAATTGCAGAAAGAAGATTGCGTTTTTACGAAAGAAATGGTTTTAGCGTCATAGAAAAAAATTACCTTCAACCAAGTTATGGCGAAGGTAAATATGCTGTTAATTTATTTTTAATGGCTAATTTCCAGCCTGAAAATTTAGATGTTTTGGTGAATGAAATTTATGAAGTAGTTTATTAA
- a CDS encoding SIMPL domain-containing protein produces the protein MNKNIIAIAVASLGFIIGLGLLGSAIKNRNKSENTISVTGLGTKKFTSDLITWSGNFSRNSFELKQAYDALSNDRKIIENYLISKGIPKNEIVFSAVDIQKQYNYVSDANGSSHQTFAGYQLTQSVSLESKDVAKIENLSRNITEIINLGIEFTSSRPNYFYTKLAEVKQEMIANATKDAKERAEKIAENAGSDLGNLKKATMGVIQITAPNSNEDFSYGGTYNTQSKEKEASITIKLEYEVD, from the coding sequence ATGAACAAAAACATTATCGCCATTGCTGTTGCTTCTTTGGGCTTCATCATTGGGCTTGGCTTATTAGGAAGCGCCATCAAAAACCGAAACAAATCAGAAAACACCATCTCTGTTACCGGTCTCGGAACCAAAAAATTTACTTCAGACCTCATCACTTGGAGCGGAAACTTCTCCAGAAATAGCTTTGAACTGAAACAAGCTTATGATGCACTTTCAAACGACCGAAAAATCATCGAAAACTATTTGATTTCTAAAGGAATTCCTAAAAACGAAATCGTTTTTTCGGCGGTAGATATTCAGAAGCAATATAATTATGTTTCAGACGCTAATGGAAGTAGTCACCAAACTTTTGCAGGTTACCAATTAACTCAATCGGTTTCATTAGAAAGTAAAGATGTGGCAAAAATTGAAAATTTGTCTAGAAATATCACCGAAATTATCAATCTTGGAATAGAATTCACTTCTTCCAGACCTAATTATTTTTACACCAAATTGGCGGAAGTAAAACAAGAAATGATTGCTAATGCTACAAAAGACGCTAAAGAACGTGCCGAAAAAATTGCAGAAAATGCAGGTTCAGATTTAGGAAATCTTAAAAAAGCAACAATGGGTGTGATCCAAATTACCGCGCCAAATTCAAACGAAGATTTTTCTTATGGCGGAACTTATAATACTCAATCAAAAGAAAAAGAAGCGAGTATTACAATTAAATTAGAATATGAAGTGGATTAG
- a CDS encoding LysR family transcriptional regulator: MFDFRLQVFHKVAKRLNFTKAAEELFITQPAVSKHIQEIESFLKTKLFERNGSKVKLTKAGIILFSHTEKIFETYRNLEFEINSLSQNFNGKLRIGASTTIAQYLLPEILASFHKKFDQLIVSLEANNTEQIEIALQKNEIDLGIIEGKSKKAYLKYTEFVKDEIVLVSNSTNPLSKRQNITIDELKNIPLLFREQGSGTLEVIAHHLKSLNVKISDLKIEMQLGSTESIKNYILHSNTMAFISLHSIYKELRENKFTIIDVQHLSIERNFYFIQQQGQVEALPELFMKFANHYNFK, from the coding sequence ATGTTTGATTTTCGTTTACAAGTATTTCACAAAGTAGCAAAACGACTTAATTTTACAAAAGCTGCCGAAGAATTATTTATTACGCAGCCAGCAGTTTCAAAACACATACAAGAAATTGAAAGTTTTCTGAAAACTAAACTTTTTGAAAGAAATGGCTCAAAGGTAAAATTAACAAAAGCAGGAATTATATTATTTTCTCATACCGAAAAAATATTTGAAACCTATCGTAATTTAGAATTTGAAATTAATTCTCTTTCTCAAAATTTCAACGGAAAATTAAGAATTGGTGCGAGTACAACAATTGCTCAATATCTTTTACCTGAAATTTTAGCATCGTTTCATAAAAAATTTGACCAACTTATCGTTTCTTTAGAAGCTAATAATACAGAACAAATTGAAATTGCGCTGCAAAAAAATGAAATTGATTTGGGTATCATAGAAGGAAAATCCAAAAAAGCCTATCTAAAATATACCGAATTTGTCAAAGACGAAATTGTTTTAGTTTCAAATAGCACAAATCCTCTCTCAAAAAGACAGAACATTACTATTGATGAGCTAAAAAACATTCCTCTCTTGTTTCGCGAGCAAGGATCAGGAACACTAGAAGTAATTGCACATCATTTAAAATCTTTGAATGTAAAAATTTCAGATTTAAAAATTGAAATGCAATTAGGCAGCACTGAAAGTATTAAAAACTATATACTTCACAGCAACACTATGGCTTTTATATCATTACATTCCATATACAAAGAACTTAGAGAAAATAAATTTACAATAATAGATGTTCAACATTTGTCTATCGAAAGGAATTTTTACTTTATCCAACAACAAGGTCAAGTTGAGGCTTTACCTGAATTATTTATGAAATTTGCCAATCATTATAACTTTAAGTAA
- a CDS encoding YeiH family protein, with protein MENQKGFKNLLDKSITTREVIFLLAVVLCLSPLISPPIALLMGLIIAQFIGHPYLHLNHKATHILLQVSVVGLGFGMNVTSALKAGKEGILFTIVSIIGTLVIGFFMGKFLKIEKKTSYLISTGTAICGGSAIAAISPVIKAEEKQISVALGTIFILNSVALFLFPFIGHQLNLSQSQFGMWCAIAIHDTSSVVGAASKYGPQALEIATTVKLARALWIIPVAFLSTFIFKSKDSKIKIPYFIGLFVLAMIANTYIPFVQQYNHYLTNIAKAGLTLTLFLIGCGLNRKTISSVGFKPLIQGVILWVIIATAALWAVTTLTN; from the coding sequence ATGGAAAATCAAAAAGGATTCAAAAATTTATTAGACAAAAGTATAACCACTAGAGAAGTGATTTTTTTATTAGCAGTTGTACTCTGCTTGTCTCCATTAATATCACCGCCAATTGCCTTACTTATGGGTTTAATAATTGCGCAATTTATTGGACATCCATATTTACATCTAAATCATAAAGCAACTCATATATTATTACAGGTTTCTGTTGTTGGTTTGGGCTTTGGAATGAATGTTACAAGTGCATTAAAAGCGGGTAAAGAAGGTATTTTATTTACAATAGTTTCTATTATTGGAACATTAGTAATTGGTTTCTTTATGGGTAAGTTTTTAAAGATAGAAAAAAAGACTTCTTATTTAATATCAACTGGAACAGCCATTTGTGGTGGAAGTGCTATTGCTGCTATTTCTCCTGTAATAAAGGCAGAAGAAAAACAGATATCGGTTGCATTAGGAACCATATTTATTCTAAATTCTGTAGCCTTATTTTTATTTCCTTTTATTGGGCATCAGTTAAATTTATCACAATCACAATTTGGAATGTGGTGTGCAATTGCTATTCACGATACCAGTTCAGTTGTAGGTGCAGCAAGTAAATATGGTCCGCAAGCTTTAGAGATTGCTACAACTGTTAAATTAGCACGAGCATTATGGATAATTCCTGTTGCTTTTTTATCAACTTTTATTTTTAAAAGTAAAGACAGTAAAATAAAAATTCCTTACTTTATTGGATTATTTGTTCTTGCAATGATTGCAAATACCTATATTCCCTTTGTTCAGCAATACAATCATTATTTAACAAATATTGCAAAAGCAGGATTAACGCTTACCTTGTTTTTAATAGGATGTGGATTGAACAGAAAAACAATATCTTCTGT